The following is a genomic window from Ciconia boyciana chromosome 32, ASM3463844v1, whole genome shotgun sequence.
tccccccgcacccctgggGGTCCCAAAcacctgggggaggggggtgtccccagatgcctgcgggggtgggggggtgggggcggtTGGGGTCGCAGACTCCTGGGGGGGTGCCCCAGaccactgggggggagggggattcTCGTGCTTGGCCACGCCCCCCGGCCAtctggggtcccccccagggcccccgACGGTTCCTGCGTCCTGAGCTGCAGCGATGACAACGCCCTGCGCATCTTCGACCTCCCCCGTGCCGGggcccccagggctgcccctccccagctggTGGGTGCcgagggggtggggtgggggtgaggggggctataggggtcccatgggggggtggggggctgtggggtaGTGGGGGGGCATTTGGGGTGGTTATGGGGTGGTTGGGGGTCGCtgtgggggtcttggggggctgggggtggctgcGGGGCACCCATAGGGTGCTTGGGCGTGGCTGTGGGGCACccgtggggcagctgggggtcGTTatggggctcctggggggactgggggtcgCTATGGGGCACCCATAAGGTGCTTGGGTGTGGCtatggggcacccatggggaAGCTGGGGGTCGCtatggggcacccatgggtggctGGGGGTGGCTATGGGACCCCCatggggtgtttgggggtcgctatggggctcctgggggctggGCGTCACTATGGGGCACCCATGAGGTGCTTGGGAGTCACCATAGGGCTCCTGGGGGTatgtgggggctgggggtggctgtggggcaccCCTGGGTGTTTGGGGGTCGCTATGGGGCACCCATAGGGTGGTTGGGGGTCACTATGGGGCACCCATAGGGTGGTTGGGGGTCACTATGGGGCACCCATAGGGTGGTtgggggtggctgtggggcacccctgggtgctgggggtcacTATGGGGCACCCATAGGGTGGTTGGGGGTCGCTGtggggcacccctgggtgctgggggtcgCTATGGGGCACCCATAGGGTGGTTGGGGGTCACTATGGGGCACCCATAGGGTGGTTGGGGGTCACTGtggggcacccctgggtgctggggctcGCTAtggggcacccctgggtgctgggggtcgCTATGGGGCACCCATAGGGTGGTTGGGGGTCACTATGGGGCACCCATAGGGTGTTTGGGGGTCGCTGtggggcacccctgggtgctgggggtcgCTATGGGGCCCCCGTAGGGTGGTTGGGGGTCGCTGtggggcacccctgggtgctgggggtcgCTGtggggcacccctgggtgctgggggtcgCTATGGGGTGCTGGCGCAGGTGCCGGCGCTGCGGGTGCCGGAGGGCGACACCGTCTACGACTTCGCCTGGTTCCCCCTGATGGACTCGACCCAGCCCCACACCTGCCTGTGAGccactggggggcactgggagggactgggagggactgggggcactgggagagggactgggggaggTAGAGCAtgctgggagggactgggagggagaCTAGGGGTactgggagagggactgggaggcactgggggcactgggagggactgggagggagactggggggcactgggagggactgggagggactgggggcactgggagagggactgggaggcactgggggcactgggagagggactggggggagCTAGAGCatgctgggaggcactgggagggagactgggggtactgggagacggactgggaggcactgggggcactgggagggactgggagggggctAGAGCATactgggagagggactgggaggcactgggagagggactgggaggcactgggggcactgggagggagactgggaggcactgggagggagactgggggcactgggggtactgggagggaGACTGGGAGccactgggggcactgggagggggactggTGGCACTGGTTGTTACTGGGTGttactgggagacactgggggAGGCTGTGGGGGTTACGGGGAGCGCTGGGGGTTGTTGGGAGGTTACTGGTTTTtactgggatgaactgggagaGCCTGGGGCCTTAGAGGGAGAGACTGGGAGGGACCGGGGAGTCACTGGTTGTTACTGGGGGTTACTGAGAGATGCTgggggggttactgggagcagtgggggTTACTGGGATCACTGGTTTTtactgggatgaactgggagaGCCTAGGGCCTTAGAGAGAGGCActggggggtgtctgggggccACTGGGTGttactgggagacactgggggggctgggggttactgggagcgTGGGGGGTTGTTGGGAGGttactggtctgtactggtctgtactggttAGGGTGGCCGCCAGCAGCCGGGACAACCCCGTGCACCTCTGGGGACGCCTTCGACGGGACCCTGCGGGGCTCCTTCCGCGCCTACAGCCACCTggtggggggcaccccggggtgggggcacccatgggtggggggtcgggggggcacccagggtggggggacccaggagtcctggggggagggggtggtcACAGGGGACCCCAgtatggggggtggggtggggggacatcTGGGGACCCAGGGGGAACTCGGCGGtgggggcacccaagggtgggGGGACCCgaggggggcacccaggggtggggggcacccaggggtgggggaggggcacccAGGAGTcctgggggggtggtggtgacagaggggacccaggggtgggTGACATAGAGGGGATCCCAGTagggaggggacccaggggtggtggggggcacccaggattggggggagatgtgggggtgacccaggggaccccagggtgTGGGGGGGACACAtagaggggacccaggggtgggggggggtgggggggacccaggggaccccagggtgtgggggggacacataggggacccaggggtggtggtgggggggtgacccaggggacccaggggtggggggcacccaggattggggggggggagatgtgggggtgacccaggggaccccagggtgcGGGGGGACACACAtagaggggacccaggggtggggggtgacCCAGGGGACCCCAGTATGGGGGGGGGTGCGGGGACACCcgcaggggtggggaggggtgttGAGCCCGTGTCCCCGGTgcgggggggcaggaggagccggTGGCCCCCACTCCCTGGCCTTCACCCCCGACGGCTCCCGGCTCCTGGGGCTTCGACGGCGCCGTCCGCGTCTTCCccaccgcccgccccgggcGCCACGGCCAGGAGAGACGGCTGCAGCgtgaggggcggggcctgggggggcggggcctcggggGGCGGGGCACTGGgggtggggcttggggggtGTGGTCTCAGGGGTGGGGTTTATTGGGGGGGGTGCCAGGGAGTGGGAAGGGCAGAGGGTGCCCCGCGGGCTGCACTGAGGGGGTGGGGCTTGAGGGGCGGGGCTTAGGGGGCGGGGCACTGGggtggggcttgggggtgtGGTCTGaagggaggggggcagggagtGGGAAGGGCAGAGCCTGCCCCACGGGCTGCACTGCGAGGGGCGTGGCCTAAAGGGGAGGGGCTCGGGTGGGTGGGGTTTGAAGGGTGGGTGGGGTCTGAAGGGGTGGGGCGGGGCTGCACCGATTGCATGTGGTGCACGGTGCGGGTGTGGCCTAAAGGAGTGGGGCTTGGGTGGGTGGGGTCTGAGGGGGTGTGGTCTAAGGGAGGTGGGGCTGGTGGGCGGGGTCTAAAGGGGGTGGGGCTTGGGCAGAAGGCTGCCTGCCTATCGGGGCAACTGTGCACTAAGGggtggggcttggggaggggTGTGGCCTGTcggagggggcggggcgaggcCCAAGGGGCGTGGCCTGAtccctgctctctctctctcccctccccctgcagAGGGGGGGCAGGGCCAGCGGGGCCTGATTGGCTGCCTGGCCTTCAGCCCCACCCAACCGGTGTTCGCCTGCGGCTCCTATGGGCGGAGCCTGGGGCTGTACGCGCTGGAGGGGGGCGGGGCCTTGGCGCTCTggccccgcctccccgccgcccccacccACCTGCGCTTCAGCCCCGATGGGAACCTCCTCTACGCGGGGGGGCGCAGGGGGGGTGGGGCTTCCGGTGGGTGGAGCAGGTGGGCGTGGCCTCGGGGCTGCAACCGAGGGGTGTGGCTATCAGGGAGTGGGCGGGGCTTTAGAGGTGAGGGCGGGGTTTGGTGTCTGTAGGGTGGGGGGTGCGGGCTTTGGAGGCGGGGCTTGGGAGCTGGGGCGTGGTCTCAGGGCAGGGGGCGGAGCTTGGAGCCAGGGGGTGGGCTCTCAGAGCTGGGGGTGGAGCCTGAGCCGCGGAGGAGGGTGGGGCTTCGCGGTTGGGGTGTGGCCTCTGGGAAGTGGGTGGGGCTTTATGGCTGAAGGGGCGGGGCTTGTAGCCAGGGGCGGGGTTTGGAGAGAGGCTCTGCGggacagggggtgggggaggcttgggggggagggcggggcctTGGGGGGGCGTGTCCCACAGTAGCCCCGCCCCCAGGACCACCAGATCCTGTGCTGGGACCTGCGGCGTCCCGAGCGTcccctgctggggctggagcggCGGGTGGCCACCAACCAGCGGGTGACCTTCGACCTTGACCCGTGAGCGACCCCCgcacgcctgggtcccccttTGGCcgggtgggggaggggctgCCCGGATACCTGGtgacccctcccccccccccccccataggACGGGGCGGTTCCTGGTGAGCGGTGACACCGACGGCTTCGTCACCGTCTGGGACACGCTgacccccccggggccgggggagccccccctgctgcccccccaCCTGCGCTTCCGCGCCCTCCGCGACTGCGTCAACGGCACCAGGTGACACCCGGACGCCGGGGTCCCCTCCCTGGACACCGGGGTCCTCCCCTCCCCCGAACACCTCGGTCCCCTCCCCGGACTCCTGGGTGTCCCCCCACGGACTCGTgggtcccccccgcccctgatgcctgggtcccctccccaatcgcctgggtcccccccccaaacacctgggtcccctccccagtcacctgggtcccctccccaatcgcctgggtcccctcccccagtcacctgggtcccctcccccaaacacctgggtcccctcccccaatcgcctgggtcccctcccccagtcacctgggtcccctcccccaATCGCCTGGATCCCCCCCCCAGACTCGtgggtcccctcccctccgGATTTATGGGTGTCCCCCaccccggacacctgggtcccctccccaatcacctgggtcccctccccggACTTgtgggtccccccaccccggacacctgggtcccctccccagtcgcctgggtcccctccccccAGACTCGTGGGTGTCCCCCGCCCCGGACTCgtgggtccccagggtgccgtggggtggaggtgggggTCACCCGGCCACCTCGGtcccccagcctgcaccccGGGCTCCCGCTGTTGGCCACCGCCTCGGGGCAGCGACTGTTCCCGGCGCCGTGGGACAGTGACGAAGAGGAGACGGACGAGGACGGGCCCCCCCCGGGAGGGGACAATCGTCTGCAGCTCTGGTGGTGGGGACCTGACCCCCCCGGGGACGACGGCTGGGACGTCCCCGGGGACACCGGGACTGTGGACGCCGActgtcacctccctggggacaccgggaccgTGGACGCCGATtgtcacctccctggggacaccgggatTGTGTATGATGAGCGGCacccccctggggacaccgaCTGTGACCCCCCCGGGGACCGGGGCtgggacacccctggggacaccgggaccgTGTATGATGACTGTCACCctcctggggacaccgggaTCATGGACGCCGActgtcacctccctggggacaccgggaccgTGGACGCCAGctgtcacctccctggggacaccgggaccgTGTATGACGACTGTCACCctcctggggacaccgggaTCATGGACGCCAActgtcacctccctggggacaccgggaccgTGTATGACAACTGTCACCCTCCTGGGGACACTGAGCGTGGCCCCCCTGGGGACAACGGTTGGGAcacccttggggacactggAACCGGCTTGTCCGTGGATACCGACTGTCACCGCTCTGGGGACACCGACTGTTACCTCTCTGGTGACAATGGCtgggacacccctggggacaccgcaACTGTGTATGACGACTGCCACCCCCCTGGGGACACTGACTGTGACACCGCCAGGGACACCGGAACCGACGTCTTCGTGTGCACAGGCTGTCACCTTCGTGGGGACACCGACTGTGACACCCCCGGGGACGCCAACGTCGACCGCCCCACGGACGCCGACTGTGACGCCGCTGGGGACGCCGATTGTGACCCCCCCCAGGGACACTGATTGTCACCTCTccggggacacccctggggacaccggaACCAGCCTGTCCGCGTACACCGACTGTCACCCCCCCGGGGACACCGGCACTGATTCCTTCATAAAGCCAGTTGTCACCGCCGTGGGGACACCGACTGTCacccccttggggacacctgATTGTCACCCCCCTGGAGACACCAGCACTGACCCCCCCTTGGGGGCTACACCCCCCTCGGGGACACCAACACCCCCAGGGCCACCGGCTGTCACCTACAGCCCCGCGGGGACCCCCAGGTTTGGGGTGACGTGGTGgccttttggggggggagggggttgggggtcgTTTTAGGGCgctgtggggcagagaggggttttggggtgtcagGCGTGGGTCTGGttgagggtttgggggttgtgggggtgtctgggggtcGCGGTGTCCCCGTCCTGTCCCCTTGTACTAAAGGCTTCGTAACCCTCACCGGCTGTCACCGGGCTGTACTGGCACGGAGGGGGAGCTGCACCCCACAtccaccccccacaccccacacccctacacccccacatccccctaCACCCAGTGGGCCCCACCCCACCGTGGCGGCGTTGCCCCTTTaagggcccccccccccccggggtggggCCCGTTTCTTGCGGCTTCACCTGTCACCATGGCAACGGCTGGTGATGTCaccacggggggggggggccggcgtGGGGCCTTAAAGGGGGGGGATGCCCCACGTGTGTGGCGCTACTGGCCACGCCCCCAGCCCTGTGGCCACGCCCCGTCTCCATGGTCACGCCCCGTATACGTGGACACGCCCCTTTCCAGGGGCCCGCCCCCTACTCCAATGCCTCGCCAATCTACTCTAAACCCCGCCCACAAGGCCCCGCCCCTCCGGTAGCCCCGCCCATCTCAGCACGCTTCTGACTGCCCTAAGCCCCGCCCTCCGCCTCACCGGCACCGCCCCTCCCAAAGCCCCGCCTCTCCCAAACCCCGCCCACCCCTTCCAGACTCCGCCTCCATCCGCGCTGCCCCTCCGAGGCCAACCCTCGCCGGCCCCGCCCACTTCCCCAAACCACGCCCCTCCCTCCCGCGCCCCAGTGACCACGCCcgtggaggggagggggggcgcCCCTCcaggccacgccccctccccccgaggctccgccccctccccgccggtcCCGCCGCAGCCGGCGGCGATcgcagccggggccggggccggggcgggggccggggccggggccggtcgATGCCCGAGGCCGTCGTCGCCCCCCGGCGCCGGGCAGCATGGCGGGGCGGTGCGCGGCGCTGCTGGTGGCCGtgctgggggcgggggcggcggggctcaGCCTGGAGCCGGTGGTCTGGCACACGGGGAACCGCCGgtgagcggggaggggggggctgaGGAGAAAAGGCGGGAACGGGGGAGGGctgaggggatggggggctgaggggaacCGGGGGCTTgagggagccggggggggctgAGGAGAAAAGGCGGGAACCGGGGGGCTGAGGGGATCGGGGGTGCTGAGGAGAAAAGGCGGGAACTGGGGGGtctgaggggctggggggctgaaGGGAttgggggggctgaggggatcGGGGGGACCGAGGGGATCGGGGGGCTGACGGgatcggggagggggggctgaggggatggggggggctgggggtcgtGGGGGGCCGGTTCACGACCCCCCCAGGTCACCCCGAGACGCAGTgagtggggacggggacagggggtgCGGGTGACGGTGTGAGAGCGCGGGGTGACACCGATACCGGGAGCGTGTGGGTGACAGCGGGTGACACCGGGTGTGTGACACCGCGTGTGGAGGGTGACACTGCATGTGTGTGACACCGGGAACGTGCGGGTGACACCGATACGGTGAGTGTGGGTGACACCGGGAACGTGCGGGTGACGCTGTGCCTGACACCGCGTGTGTGTGACGCCGGGAGCGTGGGTGTGACACGACACCCTGAATGTGTGTGTGACACCATGAACGGGTGTGTGACACCGATACCATGAGTGTGGGGGTGACACCGGGTGACACCGTGAGCGTGTGACACCGTGTCTgacactgtgtgtgtgtgtgacaccGGGTGTGCCACCGTGAACACGGGTGTGACGCTGATACCATGAGTGGGGGTGACAGCGTGTGACACTGTGAATGTGTGTGTGACACCGTGTACGTGTGACACTGTGTACATGTGACACCGTGTGTGATACCATTTGTGACACCatgattgtgtgtgtgtgcaacaCTGTGAGTGTGTGACACCGTGTGTGACACCATTTGTGACACCatgattgtgtgtgtgtgcaacaCTGTGACTGTGTGACACCGTGAATGCGTGTGTGACACCGTGAACGTGTCACACCACGATTGTGTGACGCCGCGTGACACCGTGAACACGTGTGTAACGCTCCGCCTgaccctgtgtgtgtgtgacaccGTGCGTGACACCCTGCGCGGGGGGGTGACACGGTGTCCGCGTGTCACGGTGTGCGGTTGTGTCTGACGGGGCGCCCAACACCTATGGGGGATGTCTGCGTGTGCGAGCCGTGGGGGCCGTGTGTGACACACGCAGGGGGTGCGAGTGTGCGACGAgtgggtgtgtggggggtgtgACACGCAGGCTGTGATTGTGTCAGGCGTGGGGTGTCAGGCTGATGGGGGTGTCGGGTGtgggtgtgagtgtgtgtgtgttgggggtgggtgtctgtgtgtgggtgtgtgtcgggtgtgtgtgtgtgtgtaagtgtTGGGGGGTGCATGTGAGTGTATCGGgagtgtgtgtgttggggggtgTTGTGCGTGTgttgggggggtgtgtgtgggtgtgAGTGTGTCGGGTGTGAGTGTGAGTGTCGGGTGTGAGTGTGAGTGTCGGGGTGTGTGAGTGTCGGAGTGTGTGAGTGTCGTGAGAGGTGTGTCTTGAGTGTCGGGGTGTGTGAGTGTGTCGTGTGtgttgggggtgtgtgtgtgtatctggGTGTGAGTGTGTCGGGTGTGAGTGTGTGTTTGGAGAGGGGGTGTGGAGGGTgtgggggggtcagggggtgtGAGTGTGTAAGAACGTTCAGGGTGGGGGTGTGAGTGTGTCGGGGGGTGTGAGTGTCTTGGGGGTGTCGTGTGTGTGTTGAGGGGTGTGTCgggtgtgagtgtgtgtgtcagggggtgtggggggtgtcGGGGGTGTGTGAGTGTGTCGGCGGTGTGAGTGTCTTGGGGGAgtgtcgtgtgtgtgtgtctgggtgTGAGTGTGTCgggtgtgagtgtgtgtgtcgGGGGGTGTGAGTGTCTTGGGGGTGTCGTGTGTGTGTTGAGGGAGTGCGTGTCTGGGTGTGTGTCGGGTGCGAGTGTGTTGACTGTGAGTGTGTGTCGGAGTGTGGGGGGCTGTCAGGGGGTGTGTGAGTGTGTAAGAGTGGGGGAGTGTGAGTGTGTTGGGGGGGTGAGTGTCTTGAGGGAGTGTGTGTCGTGTGTGAGTGTGTCGGGGGGTGTGAGTATCTCGGGGGTGTCGTGTGTGTGTTGCAGGGGTGTTGTGTGTCTGGGTGTGTGTcggggtgtgtgtggggaggtgTCGGGGTGTGTGAGTGTGTAAGAGTGATCGGGGGTGTGAGTGTGTCGGGGgggtgttgtgtgtgtgttggggatGGGTTGTGTGTCTGGGTGTGAGTGTGTtgggtgtgagtgtgtgtgtgtgcgggtgtgtgtgggggtgagTGTGTAAGAGTGTCGGGGAGTGTGAGGGTCTTGGGGGGATGTCTGTgttgggtgtgtgtgtgtatctggGTGTGAGTGTGTCGGgtctgagtgtgtgtgtggggaggggtgtgtggggggtgtgtgggggcCGGGGGTGTGAGTGTGTAAGAGCGTTCGCTGTGTGCGTGTGAGTGTACTGGGGGGTGTGAGTGTCTTGGGGGTGTcgtgtgtgtgttgggggggtGTTGTGTGTCTGGGTGTGTGTCGGGTGTGAGTGTGTCgggtgtgagtgtgtgtgtggggagggggtgtgtgtggggggtgaGTGTGTAAGAGCGTTCGTTGTGTGCGTGTGAGTGTGTCGGGGTGTGAGTGGCTTGGGGGTATCGTGTGTGTTGGGGGTGTGAGTGTGTCgggtgtgagtgtgtgtgtcgggggtgtgtgtgggggtgtcgGGGGTGTGAGTGTGTAAGAGTGTTCGGGGGTGTGAGTGTGTCGGGGGGTGTGAGTGTCTTGGGGGTGTTGTGTGTGAGTGCGTGTGTTGggggggttgtgtgtgtgtgtgtaagggAGTGTTGGGGGGTGCGTGTGAGTGTCTTGGgggtgttgtgtgtgtgtgggtgtgagTGTGTTGGGTGTGAGTGTGTCGGGGTGTGTGAGTGTCTTGAGGGAGTGTGTGTTGTGTGTGAGTGTGTCAGGGTGGTGTGAGTGTCGGGGgggtgttgtgtgtgtgttgtgtgtcGGGTGTGAGTGTGTcgggtgtgtgtctgtgttgGAGTGTGGGGGCTGTCGGGGGTGTGTGAGTGTGTAAGAGTGTTCGGGGGAGTGTGAGTGTCTTGGGGGTGTcgagtgtgagtgtgtgtgttggggggtgtgcgtgtgtgtaaGAGTGTTGGGGGTGCGTGTGAGTGTATGGGGGGTGTGTCTGGGGGGGTGTCGGGTGTGtgttgggggtgtgtgtgtgtcggGGTGTGTTTGTCTTGGGAGGGTGTTGTGTGTGTCAgggtgtgtgtgagtgtgtgtgcattggggggtgtctgtgtgtgttgggggtgtgtgtgggtgtgtgcgtgtgtgtgtgtgtaagagaGTGTTGGGGGTGCGTGTGAGTGTCTTGGGGTGTCGTGTCTGTGTTGGGGGGCTGTGTCCGGGTGCGAGTGTGTCgggtgtgagtgtgtgtgtggggaggggtgtggggggcagggggtgtgAGTGTGTAAGAGCGTTtgctgtgtgcgtgtgtgtcgGGGGTGTGAGTGTCTTGGGGGTATCGTGTGTGTTGGGGGTGTGAGTGTGTCGGGTGTGAGTGTGTCgggtgtgagtgtgtgtgtcggggtgtgtgtgggggtgtcgGGGGGTGTGAGTGTGTAAGAGTGTTCGGGGGGTGTGAGTGTCTTGGTGGGTgttgtgtgtgagtgtgtgtgttgggggttgtgtgtgtgtgtgtaagggAGTGTTGGGTGTGAGTGTcttggggggtgtgtgtgtgggtgtgagTGTGTCgggtgtgagtgtgtgtgtcgGGGTGTGTGAGTGTCTTGAGGGGGTGTGTGTTGTGTGTGAGTGTGTCGGGGGTGTGAGTGTCTCGGGGGGTGTTGTGAGTGTGTTGAGGGGTGTTGTGTGTCGGGTGTGTGtgtcggggtggggggtgtcgGGGGTGTGTGAGTGTGTAAGAGTGTTCGGGGGGAGTGTGAGGGTATCGGGGGGGGTGtcttggtgtgtgtgtgttggggtgtgtgtgttggggTGTGAGTGTGTCAGGTGTGAGGGTGGGTGCgcgtgtgcgtgcgtgtgtgtgtaagGGAGTGTTGGGGGGTGCGTGTGAGTGTCTTGGGggtgttgtgtgtgtgtctgggtgTGAGTGTGTCgggtgtgagtgtgtgtgtcgGTGTGTGAGTGTCTTGAGGGggtgtgtgttgtgtgtgtgttggggggtgTGAGCGTcttgaggggggggggggtgtgtgtgtcgtgtgtgtgtgttggggtgTGAGTGTGTCGGGGGTGTGAGTGTGTCGGGGTgttgtgtgtgtgagtgtgtgtgttgggggtgtgtgtgtgtgtgggtgtgtgttgggtgtgtgtgtgtgtgtgtgtaagagtGTTGGGGGGTGCATGTGAGTGTATTGGGGGGTTTGGTGGGGGTGTGAGTGTGTCacatgagtgtgtgtgtgtgtgtcgggggtgtgtgtgtgtgtcggGTGTcagtgtgtgtctgtgtgtgagtGTCTTGGGGGGGGTGTCATGTGTGCGTTGGGGCTGTGAGTGTGTCGGGGTGTGAGTGTCTTGGGGGGTGTTGTGAGTGTGTCGGGTGTGAGTGTGTCGGGTGTGAGTGTGTCGGGTGTGAGTGTgttgggtgtgtgtgtgtcggGTGTGAGTGTGCGTGTTGGGGTGTGTGACTGTCTTGAGGGGGGGTGTGCCGTGTGTGAGTGTTGGGGGCGCGAGTGTGTCAGGGGTGTGAGTGTCTCgggggtggtgtgtgtgtgtgtcagcgTGTGAGTGTGTCGGGTGTGCTTGTGTGTTTCAGGGTGTGCGAGTGTCCTGGGGGGTGTGTGCCGGGTGTGAGTGTGTCCGGGTGTGTGTGAGTGTCTCGGGGGTGTcgtgtgtgtgttgggggtgtgggtgtgggtgtgaGTGTGTCAGGTGTGCGGGTGTGTGTCGGGGTGTGTGAGTGTCTTGGCAGGGTGTGTGCCGGGTGTGATTGTTGGGGGTGTGAGTGGCTCGGGGGTGTCGGGTGTGTGTGTCGGGTGTGAGTGTGTCGGGTGTGAGTGTGCGTGTCGGGGCGTGTGAGTGGCTCGGGGGTGttgtgggggtgtgtgtgtcggggtgtgtgtgtgcgaCTCGAGGCGTGTGAGCGGCTCGGGGGGTGTCGTGTGTGTGTGCGGGCTGTGTTGCCTGTGACGGGGGTGTGAGTGTGCGCCTGTGTCTCCGCCTGTCCCGGGGGGTGCTGTGCTCCCTGCCGCCTGTAGcgtgggggtgtggggtgggggtgcgTGGGGGTGTCGTGTGTCGGGGGCGTGTTCGTGTGGCTGCATGTGTGTGACTGTGTCAGGCGTGTGCG
Proteins encoded in this region:
- the WRAP53 gene encoding LOW QUALITY PROTEIN: telomerase Cajal body protein 1 (The sequence of the model RefSeq protein was modified relative to this genomic sequence to represent the inferred CDS: inserted 2 bases in 1 codon; deleted 1 base in 1 codon); the encoded protein is MAAPMPLRGPSPGTTHDAEPPPEELEASELPPYELGRPPAGVGARDEFAHRPHNFLRGCKWAPDGSCVLSCSDDNALRIFDLPRAGAPRAAPPQLVGAEGVGVVGGRCGAPLGAGGRCGAPLGAGGRYGVLAQVPALRVPEGDTVYDFAWFPLMDSTQPHTCLVAASSRDNPVHLWDAFDGTLRGSFRAYSHLVGGGAGGPHSLAFTPDGSRLLXGFDGAVRVFPTARPGRHGQERRLQQGGQGQRGLIGCLAFSPTQPVFACGSYGRSLGLYALEGGGALALWPRLPAAPTHLRFSPDGNLLYAGGRKDHQILCWDLRRPERPLLGLERRVATNQRVTFDLDPTGRFLVSGDTDGFVTVWDTLTPPGPGEPPLLPPHLRFRALRDCVNGTSLHPGLPLLATASGQRLFPAPWDSDEEETDEDGPPPGGDNRLQLWWWGPDPPGDDGWDVPGDTGTVDADCHLPGDTGTVDADCHLPGDTGIVYDERHPPGDTDCDPPGDRGWDTPGDTGTVYDDCHPPGDTGIMDADCHLPGDTGTVDASCHLPGDTGTVYDDCHPPGDTGIMDANCHLPGDTGTVYDNCHPPGDTERGPPGDNGWDTLGDTGTGLSVDTDCHRSGDTDCYLSGDNGWDTPGDTATVYDDCHPPGDTDCDTARDTGTDVFVCTGCHLRGDTDCDTPGDANVDRPTDADCDAAGDADCDPPQGH